In Mixophyes fleayi isolate aMixFle1 chromosome 4, aMixFle1.hap1, whole genome shotgun sequence, the following proteins share a genomic window:
- the ADGRL1 gene encoding adhesion G protein-coupled receptor L1 isoform X2, whose product MAGAWLVLWGLCSAAILLTSSTQGLSRAALPFGLMRRELACEGYPIELRCPGSDVIMVENANYGRTDDKICDADPFQMENVQCYLPDAFKIMSQRCNNRTQCVVIADSEAFPDPCPGTYKYLEVQYDCVPYIFVCPGMLQEILEPTSTHESEHQSGAWCRDPLQAGERLYVMPWIPYRTDTLTEYASWEDYAAGRHTTTYRLPSRVDGTGFVVYDGAAFYNKERTRNIVKYDLRTRIKSGEAIISTANYHDTSPYRWGGKTDIDLAVDENGLWVIYATEGNSGRLVVTQLNPYTLRFEGTWETTYDKRSASNAFMACGVLYVLKSVYADDDNESAGNRLEYAFNTHRNREEPLGTNGATGLDFPNPYQYVSSVDYNPRDGQLYVWNNYFLVRYALRFGPPDPAEGPVTPTPSVVTVTLPPPPVTVTTLPSATTTVRRPPLTTHPVGAINQVGHDPPTPGTRRPPPSNQHSHPEIFCPAREERRVQWPATQQGMRVERPCPKGTRGIASFLCLPTLAVWNPRGPDLSNCTSPWVNQVAQKIKSGENAANIAGELARHTRGQIYAGDVTSSVRLLEQLVDILDAQLQALRPIERESAGKNYNRMHKRERTCKDYIKAVVETVDNLLRPEALPSWRDMNVTEQEHAATMLLDILEEGAFLVADNVKEPARFQTAKTNVVLEVSVVNTEGQVSELIFPQDNHSVSSIQLSANSIKQNSRNGVVKVVFILYNNLGLFLSTENSTVRFGGESSSTGHSLVVNSQIIAASINKESSRVFLMDPVIFTLPHLQSKNHFNANCTFWNYSERSMLGFWSTQGCRLLHTNKTHTTCACNHLTNFAVLMAHRDMYQGRINELLLSVISWVGIVISLVCLGICISTFCFLRGLQTDRNTIHKNLCVSLFLAELLFLTGIDKTQYQVVCPILAGLLHFFSLSAFSWLCLEGVQLYLMLVEVFETEHSRRKYYYLCGYVFPALVVGISAAVDYRSYGTDKACWLRVDNYFIWSFIGPVSLVIVVHKEYSKCLRHSYCCVRGPGAEHGTLKSTVNSRYYTQSRIRRMWNDTVRKQTESSFIAGDLNSTPTLNRGTMGNHLLTNPVLQSRVGTSPYNTLITESVGFSPSSPGYNATGSFRDPKHTLSRDPCGKDPLPPLPLNGNFNNSYSLRAGDFPPDPSKLGEGGGRRNIADAAAFEKMIISELVHSNLRGKSHAGTTDMGDEEVTSGAIGEGGEVPTLEMERMYKALEEPLLLQRAQSILYQSDLEESEAEAAPRDSPNRDSLYTSMTNLRDSPYPDSSPEPGLPSSGEMLPCHQGLPPPTGVDAMYFPGRLGSVPRGQLQAFYQMPQGFLGLEGSVPEGDGQMQLITSL is encoded by the exons TATTCGTTTGCCCGGGAATGCTACAGGAAATTCTAGAACCCACTTCCACCCACGAGTCTGAGCACCAATCAGGAGCATGGTGTCGAGATCCCCTACAGGCTGGTGAACGCCTCTATGTTATGCCATGGATTCCCTACCGCACAGACACATTAACAGAGTATGCGTCGTGGGAGGATTATGCTGCTGGTCGTCATACCACTACATACCGTCTACCAAGTCGTGTGGATGGAACGGGTTTTGTGGTATATGATGGAGCTGCCTTTTATAATAAAGAACGTACACGTAACATTGTCAAATATGACCTTAGGACACGGATCAAGAGTGGAGAGGCCATCATATCTACAGCAAACTATCATGATACTTCACCCTACAGGTGGGGTGGCAAGACTGATATAGACTTGGCTGTGGATGAGAATGGGTTGTGGGTTATCTATGCTACAGAAGGAAACAGTGGGAGGCTGGTGGTCACCCAGCTCAATCCATATACTCTCCGTTTTGAGGGCACATGGGAGACCACTTACGATAAGCGCTCAGCATCAAATGCTTTTATGGCATGTGGGGTCCTTTATGTGTTGAAGTCAgtgtatgcagatgatgataaCGAGTCAGCGGGCAACAGACTGGAGTACGCCTTCAACACCCATCGCAACAGGGAGGAGCCGTTGGGAACGAATGGAGCCACTGGACTGGATTTTCCCAACCCTTACCAATATGTTTCATCTGTGGACTACAACCCTAGAGATGGACAACTATATGTCTGGAACAACTACTTTCTGGTGCGCTATGCATTGAGGTTTGGTCCTCCTGATCCAGCAGAAG GTCCAGTTACTCCCACCCCATCAGTGGTCACAGTCACCCTTCCTCCCCCTCCTGTGACTGTAACCACTCTGCCGTCTGCCACCACCACTGTCCGTCGTCCTCCCCTCACAACGCATCCTGTAGGGGCTATAAACCAAGTGGGGCACGATCCTCCTACCCCCGGCACCCGTCGCCCTCCCCCGTCCAACCAGCATTCACACCCAGAGATTTTCTGTCCTGCCCGTGAGGAGCGGAGAGTCCAGTGGCCGGCCACGCAGCAAGGCATGCGAGTAGAGAGACCGTGCCCAAAGGGCACCCGTG GCATTGCCTCGTTCCTCTGTTTGCCCACGTTGGCTGTGTGGAACCCTCGTGGCCCAGACCTCAGTAACTGCACTTCTCCTTGGGTCAATCAGGTAGCACAGAAG ATTAAAAGTGGAGAAAATGCAGCGAACATTGCTGGAGAACTGGCCCGACACACCCGTGGACAGATCTATGCCGGGGATGTCACTTCGTCAGTGCGTCTTCTGGAACAGCTGGTGGACATTCTAGATGCTCAGCTACAGGCGCTAAGaccaatagagagagagagtgctgGAAAGAATTACAACAGG ATGCACAAGAGGGAGAGGACTTGCAAGGACTACATCAAG GCGGTGGTGGAGACAGTGGACAACCTCTTACGTCCAGAAGCCCTACCCTCATGGAGAGACATGAATGTCACAGAGCAGGAACACGCAGCAACAATGTTACTGGACATACTAGAGGAAGGAGCCTTCCTTGTGGCCGATAATGTCAAGGAGCCGGCACGCTTCCAGACTGCTAAGACTAATGTCG TGCTGGAGGTATCTGTGGTGAACACCGAGGGCCAGGTCTCCGAGCTGATCTTCCCCCAGGACAATCACAGTGTCAGCTCCATCCAGCTGTCGGCCAATTCCATCAAGCAGAACAGTCGCAATG GGGTTGTGAAGGTGGTCTTTATCCTGTACAATAACCTGGGTCTCTTTCTATCCACGGAGAATTCCACTGTACGTTTTGGGGGTGAAAGCAGTTCCACAGGGCACTCACTGGTGGTGAACTCACAGATTATAGCAGCttccataaataaagaatccagCAGAGTTTTCCTTATGGACCCCGTTATATTCACACTACCACATCTACAG TCTAAGAACCACTTCAATGCCAACTGCACATTCTGGAATTACTCTGAGCGGTCCATGTTGGGGTTTTGGTCAACACAGGGCTGCCGGTTGCTTCACACAAACAAGACCCACACAACCTGTGCATGCAACCACCTCACTAACTTTGCTGTGCTGATGGCACATAGAGACATG TACCAAGGTCGTATAAATGAGTTGCTGCTCTCAGTCATCTCATGGGTGGGAATTGTGATCTCTCTGGTGTGTCTTGGAATCTGTATATCCACCTTCTGTTTCCTGAGAGGTCTCCAAACTgacagaaacaccattcataagAACCTGTGTGTCAGTCTTTTTCTTGCTGAGCTTCTCTTCCTCACCGGCATCGACAAAACACAGTACCAG GTGGTATGTCCCATCTTGGCTGGTCTCTTGCACTTCTTCAGCCTATCTGCCTTCTCCTGGCTGTGCCTGGAGGGCGTCCAGCTTTATCTTATGCTAGTGGAGGTGTTTGAAACTGAACACTCACGGCGAAAGTACTACTACCTCTGTGGCTATGTGTTTCCTGCTCTTGTGGTGGGAATTTCTGCGGCTGTGGATTACAGGAGCTATGGCACGGATAAAGC TTGCTGGCTGCGAGTTGATAATTATTTCATCTGGAGTTTTATTGGTCCAGTATCCCTTGTTATTGTG GTACATAAGGAATATAGTAAATGTCTGAGACACTCGTACTGTTGCGTGAGAGGCCCAGGAGCAGAACATGGAACCTTGAAATCTACGGTCAACAGCCGATATTACACACAGAGCCGGATCCGCAGGATGTGGAACGACACCGTCAGGAAACAGACGGAATCCTCCTTCATCGCAGGAGACCTCAACAGCACACCAACTCTTAACAGGG GCACTATGGGTAACCACTTACTGACGAATCCCGTGCTACAAAGTCGTGTAGGCACCAGCCCATATAACACTCTGATTACCGAGTCTGTGGGTTTCAGTCCATCCTCCCCAGGATACAACGCCACTG GAAGTTTCAGAGATCCCa AACACACCTTAAGCAGAGATCCGTGTGGCAAGGACCCACTCCCACCCCTTCCACTTAACGGTAACTTCAATAACAGCTACTCTCTCAGAGCTGGAGACTTCCCACCTGATCCTTCTAAACTGGGAGAAGGTGGAGGGCGCCGTAATATTGCAGATGCAGCAGCCTTTGAGAAGATGATCATTTCAGAGCTCGTACATAGCAACCTGCGTGGCAAATCTCATGCAGGGACAACAGACATGGGAGATGAGGAAGTGACATCGGGGGCAATTGGAGAAGGTGGAGAGGTTCCTACACTTGAGATGGAGCGCATGTATAAAGCTTTGGAGGAGCCACTTCTCTTACAAAGAGCTCAGTCAATCCTGTACCAGAGTGATCTGGAGGAGTCTGAAGCTGAAGCTGCCCCTCGTGACTCACCCAATCGTGACTCGCTCTACACAAGCATGACCAACCTCAGAGACTCTCCTTACCCAGATAGCAGCCCTGAACCGGGCCTGCCATCATCTGGGGAAATGCTGCCGTGCCACCAAGGTTTACCCCCACCTACGGGGGTAGATGCCATGTACTTCCCTGGCCGGCTGGGTTCAGTGCCCAGAGGGCAGTTGCAAGCTTTCTACCAGATGCcacaggggtttctgggtctgGAAGGGTCAGTGCCCGAGGGCGACGGGCAGATGCAGCTCATCACCAGCCTCTGA
- the ADGRL1 gene encoding adhesion G protein-coupled receptor L1 isoform X1, whose translation MAGAWLVLWGLCSAAILLTSSTQGLSRAALPFGLMRRELACEGYPIELRCPGSDVIMVENANYGRTDDKICDADPFQMENVQCYLPDAFKIMSQRCNNRTQCVVIADSEAFPDPCPGTYKYLEVQYDCVPYIFVCPGMLQEILEPTSTHESEHQSGAWCRDPLQAGERLYVMPWIPYRTDTLTEYASWEDYAAGRHTTTYRLPSRVDGTGFVVYDGAAFYNKERTRNIVKYDLRTRIKSGEAIISTANYHDTSPYRWGGKTDIDLAVDENGLWVIYATEGNSGRLVVTQLNPYTLRFEGTWETTYDKRSASNAFMACGVLYVLKSVYADDDNESAGNRLEYAFNTHRNREEPLGTNGATGLDFPNPYQYVSSVDYNPRDGQLYVWNNYFLVRYALRFGPPDPAEGPVTPTPSVVTVTLPPPPVTVTTLPSATTTVRRPPLTTHPVGAINQVGHDPPTPGTRRPPPSNQHSHPEIFCPAREERRVQWPATQQGMRVERPCPKGTRGIASFLCLPTLAVWNPRGPDLSNCTSPWVNQVAQKIKSGENAANIAGELARHTRGQIYAGDVTSSVRLLEQLVDILDAQLQALRPIERESAGKNYNRMHKRERTCKDYIKAVVETVDNLLRPEALPSWRDMNVTEQEHAATMLLDILEEGAFLVADNVKEPARFQTAKTNVVLEVSVVNTEGQVSELIFPQDNHSVSSIQLSANSIKQNSRNGVVKVVFILYNNLGLFLSTENSTVRFGGESSSTGHSLVVNSQIIAASINKESSRVFLMDPVIFTLPHLQSKNHFNANCTFWNYSERSMLGFWSTQGCRLLHTNKTHTTCACNHLTNFAVLMAHRDMYQGRINELLLSVISWVGIVISLVCLGICISTFCFLRGLQTDRNTIHKNLCVSLFLAELLFLTGIDKTQYQVVCPILAGLLHFFSLSAFSWLCLEGVQLYLMLVEVFETEHSRRKYYYLCGYVFPALVVGISAAVDYRSYGTDKACWLRVDNYFIWSFIGPVSLVIVVNLLILLVTLHKMLRSSSVLKPDSSRLENIKSWALGAVTLLFLLGLTWAFGLLFINKESLVLAYLFTTFNALQGLFIFIFHCALQKKVHKEYSKCLRHSYCCVRGPGAEHGTLKSTVNSRYYTQSRIRRMWNDTVRKQTESSFIAGDLNSTPTLNRGTMGNHLLTNPVLQSRVGTSPYNTLITESVGFSPSSPGYNATGSFRDPKHTLSRDPCGKDPLPPLPLNGNFNNSYSLRAGDFPPDPSKLGEGGGRRNIADAAAFEKMIISELVHSNLRGKSHAGTTDMGDEEVTSGAIGEGGEVPTLEMERMYKALEEPLLLQRAQSILYQSDLEESEAEAAPRDSPNRDSLYTSMTNLRDSPYPDSSPEPGLPSSGEMLPCHQGLPPPTGVDAMYFPGRLGSVPRGQLQAFYQMPQGFLGLEGSVPEGDGQMQLITSL comes from the exons TATTCGTTTGCCCGGGAATGCTACAGGAAATTCTAGAACCCACTTCCACCCACGAGTCTGAGCACCAATCAGGAGCATGGTGTCGAGATCCCCTACAGGCTGGTGAACGCCTCTATGTTATGCCATGGATTCCCTACCGCACAGACACATTAACAGAGTATGCGTCGTGGGAGGATTATGCTGCTGGTCGTCATACCACTACATACCGTCTACCAAGTCGTGTGGATGGAACGGGTTTTGTGGTATATGATGGAGCTGCCTTTTATAATAAAGAACGTACACGTAACATTGTCAAATATGACCTTAGGACACGGATCAAGAGTGGAGAGGCCATCATATCTACAGCAAACTATCATGATACTTCACCCTACAGGTGGGGTGGCAAGACTGATATAGACTTGGCTGTGGATGAGAATGGGTTGTGGGTTATCTATGCTACAGAAGGAAACAGTGGGAGGCTGGTGGTCACCCAGCTCAATCCATATACTCTCCGTTTTGAGGGCACATGGGAGACCACTTACGATAAGCGCTCAGCATCAAATGCTTTTATGGCATGTGGGGTCCTTTATGTGTTGAAGTCAgtgtatgcagatgatgataaCGAGTCAGCGGGCAACAGACTGGAGTACGCCTTCAACACCCATCGCAACAGGGAGGAGCCGTTGGGAACGAATGGAGCCACTGGACTGGATTTTCCCAACCCTTACCAATATGTTTCATCTGTGGACTACAACCCTAGAGATGGACAACTATATGTCTGGAACAACTACTTTCTGGTGCGCTATGCATTGAGGTTTGGTCCTCCTGATCCAGCAGAAG GTCCAGTTACTCCCACCCCATCAGTGGTCACAGTCACCCTTCCTCCCCCTCCTGTGACTGTAACCACTCTGCCGTCTGCCACCACCACTGTCCGTCGTCCTCCCCTCACAACGCATCCTGTAGGGGCTATAAACCAAGTGGGGCACGATCCTCCTACCCCCGGCACCCGTCGCCCTCCCCCGTCCAACCAGCATTCACACCCAGAGATTTTCTGTCCTGCCCGTGAGGAGCGGAGAGTCCAGTGGCCGGCCACGCAGCAAGGCATGCGAGTAGAGAGACCGTGCCCAAAGGGCACCCGTG GCATTGCCTCGTTCCTCTGTTTGCCCACGTTGGCTGTGTGGAACCCTCGTGGCCCAGACCTCAGTAACTGCACTTCTCCTTGGGTCAATCAGGTAGCACAGAAG ATTAAAAGTGGAGAAAATGCAGCGAACATTGCTGGAGAACTGGCCCGACACACCCGTGGACAGATCTATGCCGGGGATGTCACTTCGTCAGTGCGTCTTCTGGAACAGCTGGTGGACATTCTAGATGCTCAGCTACAGGCGCTAAGaccaatagagagagagagtgctgGAAAGAATTACAACAGG ATGCACAAGAGGGAGAGGACTTGCAAGGACTACATCAAG GCGGTGGTGGAGACAGTGGACAACCTCTTACGTCCAGAAGCCCTACCCTCATGGAGAGACATGAATGTCACAGAGCAGGAACACGCAGCAACAATGTTACTGGACATACTAGAGGAAGGAGCCTTCCTTGTGGCCGATAATGTCAAGGAGCCGGCACGCTTCCAGACTGCTAAGACTAATGTCG TGCTGGAGGTATCTGTGGTGAACACCGAGGGCCAGGTCTCCGAGCTGATCTTCCCCCAGGACAATCACAGTGTCAGCTCCATCCAGCTGTCGGCCAATTCCATCAAGCAGAACAGTCGCAATG GGGTTGTGAAGGTGGTCTTTATCCTGTACAATAACCTGGGTCTCTTTCTATCCACGGAGAATTCCACTGTACGTTTTGGGGGTGAAAGCAGTTCCACAGGGCACTCACTGGTGGTGAACTCACAGATTATAGCAGCttccataaataaagaatccagCAGAGTTTTCCTTATGGACCCCGTTATATTCACACTACCACATCTACAG TCTAAGAACCACTTCAATGCCAACTGCACATTCTGGAATTACTCTGAGCGGTCCATGTTGGGGTTTTGGTCAACACAGGGCTGCCGGTTGCTTCACACAAACAAGACCCACACAACCTGTGCATGCAACCACCTCACTAACTTTGCTGTGCTGATGGCACATAGAGACATG TACCAAGGTCGTATAAATGAGTTGCTGCTCTCAGTCATCTCATGGGTGGGAATTGTGATCTCTCTGGTGTGTCTTGGAATCTGTATATCCACCTTCTGTTTCCTGAGAGGTCTCCAAACTgacagaaacaccattcataagAACCTGTGTGTCAGTCTTTTTCTTGCTGAGCTTCTCTTCCTCACCGGCATCGACAAAACACAGTACCAG GTGGTATGTCCCATCTTGGCTGGTCTCTTGCACTTCTTCAGCCTATCTGCCTTCTCCTGGCTGTGCCTGGAGGGCGTCCAGCTTTATCTTATGCTAGTGGAGGTGTTTGAAACTGAACACTCACGGCGAAAGTACTACTACCTCTGTGGCTATGTGTTTCCTGCTCTTGTGGTGGGAATTTCTGCGGCTGTGGATTACAGGAGCTATGGCACGGATAAAGC TTGCTGGCTGCGAGTTGATAATTATTTCATCTGGAGTTTTATTGGTCCAGTATCCCTTGTTATTGTG GTGAACCTGCTTATCCTCCTGGTCACTCTCCACAAGATGCTtcgctcctcctctgtcctgaagCCAGACTCCAGCCGCTTGGAGAACATAAA GTCTTGGGCCCTGGGAGCAGTTACCCTCCTTTTCCTGCTTGGTCTCACTTGGGCATTCGGCCTCTTGTTCATTAACAAAGAGTCTCTGGTCCTGGCGTATCTCTTTACTACCTTCAACGCTTTGCAGGGCTTGTTCATATTCATCTTCCACTGTGCTCTCCAGAAGAAG GTACATAAGGAATATAGTAAATGTCTGAGACACTCGTACTGTTGCGTGAGAGGCCCAGGAGCAGAACATGGAACCTTGAAATCTACGGTCAACAGCCGATATTACACACAGAGCCGGATCCGCAGGATGTGGAACGACACCGTCAGGAAACAGACGGAATCCTCCTTCATCGCAGGAGACCTCAACAGCACACCAACTCTTAACAGGG GCACTATGGGTAACCACTTACTGACGAATCCCGTGCTACAAAGTCGTGTAGGCACCAGCCCATATAACACTCTGATTACCGAGTCTGTGGGTTTCAGTCCATCCTCCCCAGGATACAACGCCACTG GAAGTTTCAGAGATCCCa AACACACCTTAAGCAGAGATCCGTGTGGCAAGGACCCACTCCCACCCCTTCCACTTAACGGTAACTTCAATAACAGCTACTCTCTCAGAGCTGGAGACTTCCCACCTGATCCTTCTAAACTGGGAGAAGGTGGAGGGCGCCGTAATATTGCAGATGCAGCAGCCTTTGAGAAGATGATCATTTCAGAGCTCGTACATAGCAACCTGCGTGGCAAATCTCATGCAGGGACAACAGACATGGGAGATGAGGAAGTGACATCGGGGGCAATTGGAGAAGGTGGAGAGGTTCCTACACTTGAGATGGAGCGCATGTATAAAGCTTTGGAGGAGCCACTTCTCTTACAAAGAGCTCAGTCAATCCTGTACCAGAGTGATCTGGAGGAGTCTGAAGCTGAAGCTGCCCCTCGTGACTCACCCAATCGTGACTCGCTCTACACAAGCATGACCAACCTCAGAGACTCTCCTTACCCAGATAGCAGCCCTGAACCGGGCCTGCCATCATCTGGGGAAATGCTGCCGTGCCACCAAGGTTTACCCCCACCTACGGGGGTAGATGCCATGTACTTCCCTGGCCGGCTGGGTTCAGTGCCCAGAGGGCAGTTGCAAGCTTTCTACCAGATGCcacaggggtttctgggtctgGAAGGGTCAGTGCCCGAGGGCGACGGGCAGATGCAGCTCATCACCAGCCTCTGA